In Pseudomonas putida, a genomic segment contains:
- a CDS encoding FadR/GntR family transcriptional regulator, with protein sequence MKNSEMLKPKPKRKRQKLSDVIVESVKRSIVTEALHPGDRLPTERELMEHFECSKGTAREALKALEVEGLVSTRTGPSGGAYLNEVGTEPASRALRNYLHFQHLDGEQVYQLRKVIEVELAVSVMGKLSAEDYAALQANIDFCSAPEDSEQGQREQRLAELEFHNLLADRCPNPLLRFMATFLNDLLRDLVVLKKAYLPKRQQFAAANIDYHKHLLIALQASDEAAVRRLMHEHMCDAEHHMTALEGEVARNFLLEFAHNH encoded by the coding sequence ATGAAAAATAGCGAAATGCTCAAACCCAAACCCAAACGCAAGCGCCAGAAGCTGTCCGATGTGATCGTCGAATCGGTCAAGCGCTCGATCGTCACCGAGGCCCTGCACCCAGGCGACCGCCTGCCCACCGAGCGCGAGCTGATGGAACACTTCGAATGCTCCAAGGGCACCGCCCGCGAAGCGCTCAAGGCGCTGGAAGTCGAAGGCCTGGTCAGCACCCGTACCGGCCCCAGCGGCGGCGCCTACCTCAACGAGGTCGGCACCGAGCCGGCCAGCCGCGCTTTGCGCAACTACCTGCACTTCCAGCACCTCGACGGCGAGCAGGTGTACCAGCTGCGCAAGGTCATCGAGGTGGAGCTAGCGGTGTCGGTGATGGGCAAGCTCAGCGCCGAGGACTACGCCGCGCTGCAAGCCAACATCGACTTCTGCAGCGCCCCGGAAGACAGCGAACAGGGCCAGCGCGAGCAGCGCCTGGCGGAGCTGGAGTTCCACAACCTGCTGGCCGACCGCTGCCCCAACCCGCTGCTGCGCTTCATGGCCACCTTCCTCAACGACCTGCTGCGCGACCTGGTGGTGCTGAAAAAGGCCTACCTGCCCAAGCGCCAGCAATTCGCCGCCGCCAACATCGACTACCACAAACACCTGCTCATCGCCTTGCAAGCGAGTGACGAAGCCGCCGTGCGCCGGCTGATGCACGAGCACATGTGCGACGCCGAACACCATATGACCGCGCTCGAAGGCGAGGTCGCCCGCAACTTCCTCCTGGAGTTCGCCCACAACCACTGA
- a CDS encoding PP0621 family protein, with protein sequence MVRLLFWIALIAAAVWLWRKFKISQQSHPEPKLDAPLKMVRCAHCGVHLPNDRALQLGNDWYCSQKHLEQGPG encoded by the coding sequence ATGGTTCGCCTACTTTTCTGGATCGCCCTGATCGCCGCCGCGGTATGGCTGTGGCGCAAGTTCAAGATCAGCCAGCAATCGCACCCCGAGCCCAAGCTCGACGCGCCGTTGAAGATGGTGCGCTGCGCCCACTGTGGCGTGCACCTGCCCAATGATCGGGCGCTGCAGCTGGGCAACGACTGGTATTGCAGCCAGAAGCACCTGGAGCAAGGGCCAGGCTGA
- a CDS encoding outer membrane protein assembly factor BamD: MQVKHLLLIAILGLTAACSSNKEVIDENLSEAELYQQAQADLDNSSYTSAVNKLKALESRYPFGRYADQAQLELIYANYKNSEPEAAKSAAERFIRLHPQHPNVDYAYYLKGLTSFDQDRGLLARFLPLDMTKRDPGAARDSYNEFAQLTSRFPNSRYAPDAKQRMIYLRNLLASYEIHVADYYLSRQAYVAAANRGRYVVENFQETPSVGDGLAIMVESYQKMHLDELAATSLETLKLNYPDHPSLAGGEFQPKQTESDGRGWLSKATLGLIETSTPLPPGETRANQDVVKQFQDARDEMPTELLPLDEDGNPILPEGPKVAEKDRSWFSYMTFGLFD; this comes from the coding sequence ATGCAAGTGAAACACCTGCTGCTGATCGCCATCCTCGGGCTCACCGCGGCCTGTTCCTCCAACAAGGAAGTCATCGACGAGAACCTCAGCGAAGCCGAGCTGTACCAGCAGGCTCAGGCTGACCTGGACAACTCCAGCTACACCAGCGCCGTGAACAAGCTCAAGGCCCTGGAGTCGCGCTATCCGTTCGGCCGCTACGCCGACCAGGCGCAGCTCGAGCTGATCTACGCCAACTACAAGAACTCCGAGCCCGAGGCCGCCAAGTCGGCTGCCGAGCGCTTCATCCGCCTGCACCCGCAGCACCCGAACGTCGACTACGCCTACTACCTCAAGGGCCTGACCTCGTTCGACCAGGACCGTGGCCTGCTGGCGCGCTTCCTGCCGCTGGACATGACCAAGCGTGACCCGGGTGCCGCCCGCGACTCGTACAACGAGTTCGCCCAGCTCACCAGCCGCTTCCCCAACAGCCGCTACGCGCCGGACGCCAAGCAGCGCATGATCTACCTGCGCAACCTGCTGGCTTCCTACGAAATCCACGTGGCCGACTACTACCTGAGCCGTCAGGCCTACGTCGCCGCCGCCAACCGTGGCCGCTACGTGGTGGAAAACTTCCAGGAAACCCCGTCGGTCGGTGATGGCCTGGCGATCATGGTCGAGTCGTACCAGAAGATGCACCTGGACGAACTGGCCGCCACCAGCCTGGAAACCCTGAAGCTCAACTACCCGGACCACCCGAGCCTGGCCGGCGGCGAGTTCCAGCCCAAGCAGACCGAATCCGATGGCCGTGGCTGGCTGTCCAAGGCCACCCTGGGCCTGATCGAGACCAGCACGCCGCTGCCGCCGGGTGAAACCCGTGCCAACCAGGATGTGGTCAAGCAGTTCCAGGACGCCCGCGACGAAATGCCGACCGAGCTGTTGCCGCTGGACGAGGACGGCAACCCGATCCTGCCGGAAGGCCCGAAAGTCGCCGAGAAGGACCGCTCCTGGTTCAGCTACATGACCTTCGGTCTGTTCGACTGA
- the rluD gene encoding 23S rRNA pseudouridine(1911/1915/1917) synthase RluD: protein MSEIIQLSAEVPSELGGQRLDQVAAQLFAEYSRSRLTSWIKEGRLTVDGAVVRPRDIVHGGSLLALDAEQEAQGEWEAEDIELDIVYEDDQILVINKPAGLVVHPAAGHASGTLLNALLHHVPDIINVPRAGIVHRLDKDTTGLMVVAKTLQAQTNLVDQLQKRSVSRIYECIVVGVVTAGGKIDAPIGRHGGMRQRMAVTDGGKPAISHYRVLKRFRSHTHVRVKLETGRTHQIRVHMAHVGFPLVGDQTYGGRFRIPPAASQTMVQAVKTFPRQALHARFLALVHPTTGERMEWESPLPDDFVWLLSLLNQDRESFIG, encoded by the coding sequence ATGTCCGAGATCATTCAACTTAGCGCAGAGGTACCGTCCGAACTGGGCGGGCAACGCCTCGACCAGGTCGCCGCCCAATTGTTCGCCGAGTATTCGCGTTCGCGGCTTACTTCGTGGATCAAAGAGGGCCGCCTGACGGTCGACGGCGCGGTCGTGCGTCCGCGCGACATCGTCCATGGTGGCTCGCTGCTGGCGCTGGACGCCGAGCAGGAAGCCCAGGGCGAGTGGGAGGCCGAAGACATCGAGCTGGACATCGTCTACGAAGACGACCAGATCCTGGTGATCAACAAGCCGGCCGGCCTGGTGGTGCACCCGGCAGCCGGGCATGCCAGCGGCACCTTGCTCAACGCGTTGCTGCACCACGTGCCGGACATCATCAATGTCCCGCGTGCCGGCATCGTCCACCGCCTGGACAAGGACACCACCGGCCTGATGGTGGTGGCCAAGACCCTGCAAGCACAGACCAACCTGGTCGACCAGCTGCAAAAGCGCTCGGTCAGCCGCATCTATGAATGCATCGTGGTCGGCGTGGTGACTGCCGGCGGCAAGATCGACGCCCCGATCGGCCGTCACGGCGGCATGCGCCAGCGCATGGCGGTGACCGACGGCGGCAAGCCTGCGATCAGCCACTACCGGGTGCTCAAGCGCTTCCGCTCGCACACCCACGTGCGGGTCAAGCTGGAAACCGGCCGTACCCACCAGATCCGCGTGCACATGGCCCACGTCGGCTTCCCGCTGGTCGGCGACCAGACCTACGGTGGCCGCTTCCGTATTCCACCGGCGGCCAGCCAGACCATGGTCCAGGCGGTCAAGACCTTCCCGCGCCAGGCGCTGCACGCACGCTTCCTGGCGCTGGTGCACCCGACCACCGGTGAACGCATGGAATGGGAATCGCCACTGCCCGACGACTTCGTCTGGCTGCTGTCGCTGCTCAACCAGGACCGCGAGAGCTTCATCGGATGA
- the pgeF gene encoding peptidoglycan editing factor PgeF, translated as MSGLTQALLFPDWPAPASVRACVTTREGGISQPPYESFNLGDHVGDEPAAVAENRRRLSQAFAIQPAWLKQVHGLVVADADPGVVAEADASWTDQPGIACTVMTADCLPALFCDRAGTRVAAAHAGWRGLAGGVLEATLDRLALAPEEVLVWLGPAIGPQAFEVGLEVRDAFTAVHPEAARAFVEGERPGKLMADIYALARIRLAARGVTAVYGGGYCTVSDPRFFSYRRTPQGGRFASLVWLEPR; from the coding sequence ATGAGCGGCCTGACCCAGGCCCTGCTGTTCCCCGACTGGCCGGCCCCGGCCTCGGTGCGGGCCTGTGTCACCACCCGCGAGGGCGGCATCAGCCAGCCGCCCTATGAATCCTTCAATCTCGGCGACCACGTGGGCGACGAGCCTGCAGCGGTCGCCGAGAACCGCCGCCGCTTGAGCCAAGCGTTCGCCATCCAGCCGGCCTGGCTCAAGCAGGTGCATGGCCTGGTGGTGGCCGACGCCGACCCGGGCGTGGTCGCCGAGGCCGATGCCAGTTGGACCGACCAGCCCGGTATCGCCTGCACCGTGATGACTGCCGACTGCCTGCCGGCGCTGTTCTGCGATCGCGCCGGTACCCGTGTGGCAGCGGCCCATGCCGGCTGGCGCGGTTTGGCCGGTGGTGTGCTGGAAGCCACCCTCGACCGGCTGGCGCTGGCACCTGAAGAGGTGCTGGTGTGGCTGGGCCCGGCCATCGGGCCACAGGCCTTCGAAGTGGGGCTGGAAGTGCGCGATGCCTTTACCGCCGTGCACCCGGAGGCCGCCAGGGCCTTCGTCGAGGGTGAGCGGCCGGGCAAGTTGATGGCCGACATCTATGCGCTGGCGCGGATTCGCCTGGCGGCGCGTGGGGTCACGGCTGTTTATGGGGGCGGGTATTGCACGGTCAGTGATCCGCGCTTCTTCTCCTATCGCCGGACTCCGCAAGGGGGGCGGTTCGCTTCCCTGGTGTGGCTGGAGCCGCGTTGA
- the clpB gene encoding ATP-dependent chaperone ClpB yields MRIDRLTSKLQLALSDSQSLAVGMDHPAIEPLHLLQALIDQQGGSIKPLLMQVGFDINSLRQALTKELDQLPKIQNPTGDVNMSQDLARLLNQADRLAQQKGDQFISSELVLLAAMDENSKVGKLLLGQGVSKKALENAINNLRGGAAVNDPNAEESRQALDKYTVDLTKRAEEGKLDPVIGRDDEIRRTVQVLQRRTKNNPVLIGEPGVGKTAIAEGLAQRIINGEVPDGLKGKRLLALDMGALIAGAKYRGEFEERLKGLLNELSKQEGQIILFIDELHTMVGAGKGEGAMDAGNMLKPALARGELHCVGATTLNEYRQFIEKDAALERRFQKVLVEEPSEEDTIAILRGLKERYEVHHKVAITDGAIIAAAKLSHRYITDRQLPDKAIDLIDEAASRIRMEIDSKPEVLDRLDRRLIQLKVESQALKKEEDEAAKKRLEKLTEEIERLEREYSDLEEIWASEKAEVQGSAQIQQKIEQARQELESARRKGDLSRMAELQYGVIPDLERSLQMVDQHGKSENQLLRNKVTEEEIAEVVSKWTGIPVSKMLEGEREKLLKMEELLHQRVIGQGEAVTAVANAVRRSRAGLSDPNRPSGSFLFLGPTGVGKTELCKALAEFLFDTEEAMVRIDMSEFMEKHSVARLIGAPPGYVGYEEGGYLTEAVRRKPYSVVLLDEVEKAHPDVFNVLLQVLEDGRLTDSHGRTVDFRNTVIVMTSNLGSAQIQELVGDREAQRAAVMDAVGSHFRPEFINRIDEVVVFEPLGRDQIAGITEIQLGRLRSRLAERELALSLSPEALDKLIAVGYDPVYGARPLKRAIQRWIENPLAQLILAGKFLPGTAITAKVEGDEIVFE; encoded by the coding sequence ATGCGAATAGACCGTTTGACCAGCAAGCTGCAACTGGCGTTATCCGATTCCCAATCCCTGGCCGTGGGTATGGACCATCCGGCCATCGAACCGCTGCACCTGCTCCAGGCCCTGATCGACCAGCAAGGTGGCTCGATCAAGCCGCTGCTGATGCAGGTCGGTTTCGACATCAACAGCCTGCGCCAGGCGTTGACCAAGGAATTGGACCAACTGCCGAAAATCCAGAACCCCACCGGCGACGTGAACATGTCGCAGGACCTTGCACGCCTGCTCAACCAGGCCGACCGCCTGGCCCAGCAGAAAGGCGACCAGTTCATCTCCAGCGAACTGGTGCTGCTCGCTGCCATGGACGAGAACAGCAAGGTCGGTAAATTGCTGCTCGGCCAGGGCGTGAGCAAGAAGGCCCTGGAAAACGCCATCAACAACCTGCGTGGCGGCGCGGCGGTGAACGACCCCAATGCCGAAGAATCGCGCCAGGCCCTGGACAAGTACACCGTCGACCTGACCAAGCGCGCCGAGGAAGGCAAGCTCGACCCGGTGATCGGCCGTGACGACGAAATCCGCCGCACCGTGCAGGTGCTGCAACGCCGGACCAAGAACAACCCGGTGCTGATCGGTGAGCCTGGCGTCGGCAAGACCGCCATCGCCGAGGGCCTGGCCCAGCGCATCATCAATGGCGAAGTACCCGACGGCCTCAAGGGCAAGCGCCTGCTGGCGCTGGACATGGGCGCGCTGATCGCCGGTGCCAAGTACCGCGGCGAATTCGAAGAGCGCTTGAAAGGCTTGCTCAACGAGCTGTCCAAGCAGGAAGGCCAGATCATCCTGTTCATCGACGAGCTGCACACCATGGTCGGCGCCGGCAAAGGCGAGGGCGCCATGGACGCCGGCAACATGCTCAAGCCGGCCCTGGCCCGTGGCGAGCTGCACTGCGTGGGCGCCACCACCCTCAACGAGTACCGCCAGTTCATCGAGAAGGACGCCGCCCTCGAGCGCCGCTTCCAGAAGGTGCTGGTCGAAGAGCCGAGCGAGGAAGACACCATCGCCATCCTGCGCGGCCTCAAAGAGCGTTATGAGGTGCACCACAAGGTGGCCATCACCGATGGCGCGATCATCGCCGCGGCCAAGCTCAGCCACCGCTACATCACCGACCGCCAGCTGCCGGACAAGGCCATCGACCTGATCGACGAAGCGGCCAGCCGCATCCGCATGGAGATCGACTCCAAGCCGGAAGTGCTCGATCGCCTCGACCGTCGCCTGATCCAGCTGAAGGTGGAATCGCAGGCGCTGAAGAAAGAAGAAGACGAGGCCGCCAAGAAGCGCCTGGAAAAACTCACCGAGGAAATCGAGCGCCTGGAGCGCGAGTATTCCGACCTGGAGGAAATCTGGGCCTCTGAAAAAGCCGAAGTGCAGGGCTCTGCGCAGATCCAGCAAAAGATCGAGCAAGCCCGCCAGGAGCTGGAGTCGGCCCGGCGCAAGGGTGACCTCAGCCGCATGGCCGAGCTGCAGTACGGGGTGATCCCGGACCTGGAGCGCAGCCTGCAGATGGTCGACCAGCACGGCAAGTCGGAGAACCAGCTGCTGCGCAACAAGGTGACCGAGGAAGAAATCGCCGAAGTGGTGTCGAAGTGGACCGGTATTCCGGTGTCCAAGATGCTCGAAGGCGAGCGCGAGAAGCTGCTGAAGATGGAAGAGCTGCTGCACCAGCGCGTGATCGGCCAGGGCGAGGCAGTCACTGCCGTGGCCAACGCCGTGCGCCGTTCGCGTGCCGGCTTGTCCGACCCGAACCGGCCCAGTGGCTCGTTCCTGTTCCTCGGCCCGACCGGTGTGGGCAAGACCGAGCTCTGCAAGGCCCTGGCCGAGTTCCTGTTCGACACCGAAGAGGCCATGGTGCGCATCGACATGTCCGAGTTCATGGAGAAACACTCCGTGGCTCGCCTGATCGGCGCTCCACCAGGCTATGTGGGTTACGAGGAGGGCGGCTACCTGACCGAAGCCGTGCGCCGCAAACCGTACTCGGTGGTGCTGCTGGACGAGGTCGAAAAAGCCCACCCGGACGTGTTCAACGTATTGCTGCAAGTGCTTGAAGACGGCCGCCTGACCGACAGCCATGGGCGTACCGTGGACTTCCGCAACACGGTGATCGTGATGACCTCCAACCTGGGCTCGGCGCAGATCCAGGAGCTGGTGGGCGATCGCGAGGCGCAACGTGCTGCGGTGATGGATGCGGTGGGTTCGCACTTCCGTCCGGAGTTCATCAACCGGATCGACGAAGTGGTGGTGTTCGAGCCACTGGGCCGCGACCAGATCGCCGGCATCACCGAAATCCAGCTCGGCCGCCTGCGCAGCCGCCTGGCCGAACGCGAGCTGGCCTTGAGCCTGAGCCCGGAGGCGTTGGACAAGCTGATCGCCGTGGGTTACGACCCGGTGTATGGCGCACGTCCGCTGAAGCGGGCGATCCAGCGCTGGATCGAGAACCCGTTGGCGCAGTTGATCCTGGCCGGCAAGTTCCTGCCGGGTACGGCGATCACCGCGAAGGTGGAAGGGGACGAAATCGTCTTCGAGTGA
- a CDS encoding NAD(P)/FAD-dependent oxidoreductase, which produces MTHRIVIVGGGAGGLELATRLGKTLGKRKQAEITLVDANLTHIWKPLLHEVAAGSLNSSEDELNYVAQAKWNHFNFQLGRMSGLDREGKQIQLAATLDEEGRELLPARTLGYDTLVIAVGSNTNDFGTLGAAQHCLFLDTRKQAERFHQQLLNHYLRAHAGDVASEQISVAIVGAGATGVELAAELHHAAHELAAYGLDRIQPKDMHITLIEAGPRVLPALPERISVPVHKTLEKLGVTVMTNAAVSEVTADGLKTASGEVIQASLKVWAAGIRAPGFLKDIDGLETNRINQLVVRPTLQTTRDDDIFAFGDCAACPQPGSDRNVPPRAQAAHQQASMLANSLKARLENKPLPTYAYKDYGSLVSLSRFSAVGNLMGNLMGSVKLEGWLARMFYVSLYRMHQMALYGFFRTAMMMLGSKIGRGTEPRLKLH; this is translated from the coding sequence ATGACTCATCGCATCGTGATTGTCGGCGGCGGCGCCGGCGGCCTGGAACTGGCGACCCGCCTGGGTAAGACCCTGGGCAAGCGCAAGCAGGCCGAGATCACCCTGGTCGACGCCAACCTCACGCACATCTGGAAGCCGCTGTTGCACGAAGTGGCCGCAGGCTCGCTCAACTCCTCGGAAGACGAACTGAACTACGTGGCCCAGGCCAAGTGGAACCACTTCAACTTCCAACTCGGACGCATGAGCGGGCTGGACCGCGAAGGCAAGCAGATCCAACTGGCCGCCACCCTCGATGAAGAGGGCCGCGAATTGCTGCCTGCGCGTACCCTGGGCTACGACACCCTGGTGATCGCCGTGGGCAGCAACACCAACGACTTCGGTACCCTGGGCGCAGCGCAGCACTGCCTGTTCCTGGACACCCGCAAGCAGGCCGAGCGCTTCCACCAGCAATTGCTCAACCACTACCTGCGTGCCCACGCCGGCGACGTGGCCAGCGAGCAGATCAGCGTGGCCATCGTCGGCGCCGGCGCCACCGGCGTGGAGCTGGCGGCCGAGCTGCACCATGCCGCACACGAACTGGCAGCCTATGGCCTGGACCGCATCCAGCCCAAGGACATGCACATCACCCTGATCGAGGCTGGCCCACGGGTGCTGCCTGCCCTGCCGGAGCGCATCAGTGTACCGGTGCACAAGACCCTGGAAAAACTCGGCGTGACGGTGATGACCAACGCAGCAGTGAGCGAAGTGACTGCAGATGGTCTGAAAACTGCCAGCGGCGAGGTCATCCAGGCGAGCCTCAAGGTGTGGGCGGCGGGCATTCGTGCACCGGGCTTCCTCAAGGACATCGACGGGCTGGAAACCAACCGGATCAACCAGCTGGTGGTGCGCCCTACCCTGCAGACCACCCGCGACGACGATATCTTCGCCTTCGGTGACTGCGCCGCCTGCCCGCAGCCGGGTAGCGATCGCAACGTGCCGCCGCGGGCACAGGCCGCGCACCAGCAGGCTTCGATGCTGGCCAACAGCTTGAAGGCGCGCCTGGAGAACAAGCCGCTGCCGACCTATGCGTACAAGGACTACGGCTCGCTGGTGTCGCTGTCGCGGTTCTCGGCGGTGGGTAACCTGATGGGCAACCTGATGGGCAGCGTGAAGCTGGAAGGCTGGCTGGCGCGGATGTTCTATGTGTCGCTGTACCGGATGCACCAGATGGCGCTGTATGGGTTCTTCCGGACGGCGATGATGATGCTCGGGAGCAAGATCGGGCGGGGCACCGAGCCTAGATTGAAGCTGCACTGA
- a CDS encoding DUF3094 family protein — protein sequence MTSRLNPDDQRRVDEYLRTPQHQVERRPFRPLLLLVLVVVVTIVLGLVSRLLGGLVL from the coding sequence ATGACCAGCCGACTGAATCCGGACGATCAGCGTCGTGTCGATGAGTATCTGCGCACCCCTCAGCACCAAGTCGAGCGCCGGCCCTTCCGGCCGCTGCTGCTCCTGGTACTGGTGGTGGTCGTGACCATCGTGCTGGGCCTCGTTAGCCGCCTGCTGGGTGGACTGGTGCTATGA
- a CDS encoding DUF1780 domain-containing protein translates to MDDSDYLRLLTIQAEQANAFLSNARKWERERWVCQRLLQGLNIPYRSEEFMPAGQEPPDVLFRDAAFEVFFVLDEGRRLNDEWREELQRRRSAFSLAQLVRREARPRRISAAELLGRLAPTLRKKAHNYRERGLDLGELDIIAFSSLKREVLDLNTHFPPPTEYLRQGWRSLSLVGPTFARVLFAHPDAPDFLRGNLGRSIVFDVGISL, encoded by the coding sequence ATGGATGACTCCGACTACCTACGCCTGCTTACCATCCAGGCCGAACAAGCCAACGCCTTTCTCTCCAATGCGCGCAAATGGGAGCGTGAGCGGTGGGTGTGCCAACGGTTGCTGCAGGGGCTGAACATCCCCTATCGCAGCGAAGAATTCATGCCGGCCGGCCAGGAGCCGCCCGACGTGTTGTTTCGCGATGCGGCGTTCGAGGTGTTTTTCGTGCTCGACGAGGGGCGGCGGCTGAACGATGAGTGGCGCGAAGAGCTGCAGCGCCGGCGCAGCGCGTTCTCCCTGGCGCAACTGGTGCGCCGCGAGGCGCGCCCACGGCGGATCAGCGCGGCGGAGCTGCTGGGGCGCCTGGCGCCGACCTTGCGCAAAAAGGCGCACAACTACCGGGAACGCGGGCTGGACCTGGGCGAACTGGACATCATCGCGTTCTCCAGCCTAAAGCGCGAAGTGCTCGACCTCAACACCCACTTCCCGCCGCCCACCGAGTACCTGCGCCAGGGTTGGCGCTCGCTGTCGCTGGTGGGGCCGACCTTCGCCCGGGTGCTGTTCGCCCACCCCGATGCGCCGGACTTCCTGCGCGGTAACCTGGGGCGCAGCATCGTGTTCGACGTGGGTATCAGTCTTTGA
- a CDS encoding energy-coupling factor ABC transporter permease: MISAQVLSGTSLTVGWLVYLPLLGWAASRVRWVELFTDRRRQHLLFGTVFCLFALWLVRRDFDTGVSYHFIGMTAVTLLLDWPLAVLGGFMAQLGLLVLGRYDLAALGVNGLLLIGLPVLVTEVCAILVERAQPRNLFVYIFCAGFFPAALTVLVCLLAALGLLWWDGLFAMPEWLSDFVGYLWLMMFPEAFINGMVISALVVFCPEWLETFNRTRYLQAPWKDDER, from the coding sequence GTGATCAGCGCGCAGGTCTTGTCCGGCACCAGCCTGACCGTGGGTTGGCTGGTTTATCTACCGCTGTTGGGCTGGGCGGCGAGCCGTGTCCGTTGGGTGGAGTTGTTCACGGACAGACGGCGGCAGCATCTGCTGTTCGGCACGGTTTTCTGCCTGTTCGCCTTGTGGTTGGTGCGCCGCGATTTCGACACCGGCGTGTCGTATCACTTCATCGGCATGACGGCGGTGACCTTGCTGCTGGACTGGCCGCTGGCCGTGCTCGGTGGCTTCATGGCCCAGTTGGGCTTGCTGGTGCTGGGGCGTTATGACCTGGCGGCGCTGGGCGTGAATGGCCTGTTGCTGATCGGCCTGCCGGTGCTGGTGACCGAAGTGTGCGCGATCCTGGTCGAGCGGGCGCAGCCGCGCAACCTGTTCGTCTATATCTTCTGCGCGGGGTTTTTCCCGGCGGCGCTGACCGTGCTGGTGTGCCTGTTGGCCGCGCTGGGCCTGCTGTGGTGGGATGGCCTGTTCGCCATGCCGGAATGGCTCAGCGACTTCGTCGGTTACCTGTGGCTGATGATGTTCCCGGAGGCCTTCATCAACGGCATGGTGATCAGCGCTCTGGTGGTGTTTTGCCCCGAGTGGCTCGAAACCTTCAACCGCACCCGCTACCTGCAGGCCCCGTGGAAGGACGACGAACGCTGA
- the yacG gene encoding DNA gyrase inhibitor YacG, whose product MSQPLTVECPTCGAPVEWNEKSAFRPFCSDRCKLIDLGAWAAEDHKIPGSEDSEDELYSGDLEPRH is encoded by the coding sequence ATGAGCCAGCCATTGACCGTCGAATGCCCTACCTGCGGCGCACCTGTGGAATGGAACGAGAAAAGCGCGTTTCGGCCGTTTTGTTCGGATCGATGCAAGCTGATCGACCTGGGGGCTTGGGCGGCGGAGGATCACAAGATACCGGGGTCGGAAGATTCCGAAGATGAGTTGTATTCGGGGGATCTGGAGCCTCGGCACTGA
- the coaE gene encoding dephospho-CoA kinase (Dephospho-CoA kinase (CoaE) performs the final step in coenzyme A biosynthesis.) produces the protein MTTAAFTPWILGLTGGIGSGKSAAAERFVELGVHLVDADQAARWVVEPGRPALASIVERFGAGVLLDDGQLDRSALRQKIFADPEQRRWLEALLHPLIGQEIFSYLAKAESPYAVYVSPLLIESGQYQKVQRVLVIDAPQALQVQRTLARDNTSPEQVQAILQAQLAREERLRHADDVVVNDHDLAALHGQIDRLHDFYLTLRGGQA, from the coding sequence ATGACCACTGCAGCTTTCACTCCCTGGATTCTCGGCCTCACGGGCGGCATCGGCAGCGGCAAGAGCGCGGCTGCCGAGCGCTTCGTCGAGCTTGGCGTGCACCTGGTCGATGCCGACCAGGCGGCGCGCTGGGTGGTCGAGCCTGGCCGGCCGGCGCTGGCGAGCATCGTCGAGCGCTTTGGCGCTGGCGTGTTGCTGGACGATGGGCAACTGGATCGCTCGGCGCTGCGCCAGAAGATCTTTGCCGACCCGGAGCAGCGGCGTTGGCTGGAAGCCCTGCTGCACCCGTTGATCGGGCAGGAGATCTTCAGCTACCTGGCCAAGGCGGAGTCGCCGTATGCGGTGTATGTGTCGCCGTTGCTGATCGAGTCGGGGCAGTACCAGAAGGTCCAGCGGGTGCTGGTGATCGATGCGCCCCAGGCGCTGCAGGTGCAGCGGACCCTGGCGCGCGACAACACCAGCCCCGAGCAGGTGCAGGCCATATTGCAGGCGCAATTGGCCCGCGAAGAGCGCTTGCGGCATGCCGACGATGTGGTGGTGAACGACCACGACCTGGCTGCGCTGCATGGGCAGATCGATCGCCTGCACGATTTTTACCTGACTTTACGAGGAGGCCAGGCATGA